The Nitrospirota bacterium DNA segment TACAGGCTGCCAAAAAATCAGAAAGACAAACAACCGAGGGGATTATCGGCTCTTACGTTCATTCCGGCGGAAAAATCGCTGTTTTAGTCGAAGTCAATTGTGAAACTGATTTTGTGGCAAGGAATGAAGAGTTTCAGGAGTTGGTCAAGGACCTTGCGATGCAGGTGGCGGGAAGCTTTCCCGAGCCTCTTTACGTTTCAAAAGAAGAAGTCCCTTCAGAAATTTTAGAAAAAGAAAAACAAATTTATATCAAACAGGCTGAAGGATCAGGGAAGCCTCCGGCTGTTATTGAAAAAATAGCTTCAGGAAAACTCGACAAGTATCTTTCAGAAATCTGCCTTTCTGAACAGTCCTTCATCAAAAATCCGGACATTAAAATCAAAGACCTGCTAAACCAGAAAATCGCAAAAATAGGTGAAAACATCCAGATCAAGAGATTCGTTAAATATAAAGTCGGAAATTAAGCGAAAAGCCCATTTTATTCTGCGGACGGTTGAGTGTATAAAAGGATCCTGTTAAAGATTAGCGGCGAAGCCCTGGCGGGAGAACAGGGGTACGGAATAGACCCCAAGATTCTGGAACTCATTGGTGAAGAAATAAAAGAGATTGTTCAACTCGGAACTGAAATCGCGATCGTCATCGGCGGCGGGAACATCTTTCGAGGCATTGCGGCCAGCGCTCAAGGCATGGAGCGGACCTCGGCAGATTATATGGGAATGCTCGCCACCGTACTCAATGCCCTGGCTCTTCAAAATATCCTCGAAAAAAAACAGGTTTATACCCG contains these protein-coding regions:
- the tsf gene encoding translation elongation factor Ts produces the protein MIDANIVKELREKTGAGIMDCKTALSQTGGDVEKAIVYLREKGTLQAAKKSERQTTEGIIGSYVHSGGKIAVLVEVNCETDFVARNEEFQELVKDLAMQVAGSFPEPLYVSKEEVPSEILEKEKQIYIKQAEGSGKPPAVIEKIASGKLDKYLSEICLSEQSFIKNPDIKIKDLLNQKIAKIGENIQIKRFVKYKVGN